Proteins from a genomic interval of Osmia bicornis bicornis chromosome 11, iOsmBic2.1, whole genome shotgun sequence:
- the LOC114873380 gene encoding cyclin-dependent kinase 11B — MSETRLDMDIDNQSEDGEIKKSPSKDMEDFSFSEEDGGDTADSLDIKPPQAVVRHYKSNSSRRRDKHGDRRDRREEKERKSRHHERGEDRHRDKHRHRRHGMDILERSDRSDGSKRDRERLERLERMEGHRERESRHDRKERSTGDRVLEDLRERLLDKRRERREDSRDMRDYKVETRREIRIEDTRELRESRERREIRLEDMRERREVRTIADDVRERREIRIEDHRHMRVMEEQYSETELMERPERSEKRHKRSHKHDRLRDRDREKAEREKEHREKQLREAMEIVTEDADDMEINEIPMQPKDPKEMTEQELRKERLLEADREMARRKEVSRLELQARRMKRGEKRPLSPDNNQDPSVVELSDESPSPVHSDEVRSKSIESRHSSDGQRSIRERSSDRHSSDSSESSSEDDDESNDSNKGSNADSNDGSDYNNPSPLSVDRLAKSDHSDGESPGHVDSNGATKIVEEEEKKEEEPELPPYLPAIQGCRSVEEFQCLNRIAEGTYGVVYRARDKRTDEIVALKRLKMEKEKEGFPITSLREINTLLQAQHPNIVTVREIVVGSNMDKIFIVMDYVEHDLKSLMETMKQKKQVFIPGEVKCLMQQLLRAVAHLHDNWILHRDLKTSNLLLSHRGVLKVGDFGLAREYGSPLRQYTPIVVTLWYRAPELLLSEKEYSTPVDMWSVGCIFAELLRMEALFPGKSEIDQLNRIFKELGTPNDRIWPGYSKLPMVQKIPFAHYPVNNLRQRFSLSLSDLGIELLNKFLTYDPQQRISAEDAVKHGYFTEAPLPIDPQMFPTWPAKSELGLRTANASPKPPSGGKEYKQLGDGDDADLSNSGFHMGLMEGGRQPPVGGGFHLKF; from the exons atGTCAGAAACTAGACTTGACATGGATATTGATAACCAAAGTGAAGacggagaaataaaaaaaagccCCTCAAAGGATATGGAAGATTTTAG CTTTTCAGAGGAGGACGGTGGAGATACCGCTGATTCTTTGGATATAAAACCACCGCAGGCTGTTGTTCGTCATTACAAATCTAATTCTTCGAGGAGACGGGATAAGCATGGTGATAGGAGAGATCGTagggaagaaaaagaacgaaaGTCACGGCATCACGAACGCGGGGAAGACAGGCATAGAGATAAACACAGACATCGTAGACACGGCATGGACATTTTAGAGAGATCAGATCGTTCCGACGGTTCTAAAAGGGATAGGGAAAGATTAGAAAGGTTGGAGAGAATGGAAGGCCATAGAGAAAGAGAATCTAGGCACGATAGGAAAGAGAGAAGTACAGGTGATCGTGTTTTGGAGGATTTGAGAGAGCG ATTACTGGACAAAAGACGAGAAAGGCGAGAAGATTCACGAGACATGCGAGATTACAAAGTAGAAACTCGTCGGGAAATTCGTATAGAAGATACTCGCGAGTTACGCGAATCGCGCGAGCGTAGAGAAATACGATTAGAAGACATGCGAGAACGTCGCGAAGTACGTACCATCGCGGATGACGTTAGAGAGCGCCGTGAGATACGCATAGAGGATCACAGACACATGAGAGTAATGGAGGAGCAATACTCGGAAACAGAGCTGATGGAACGACCTGAAAGAAGTGAGAAACGACACAAGAGATCTCATAAGCACGATCGACTTCGTGATAGAGACAGAGAAAAAGCGGAACGTGAAAAAGAGCATAGAGAGAAACAGTTACGCGAAGCGATGGAAATTGTTACGGAGGACGCTGATGATATGGAAATCAATGAGATACCGATGCAACCAAAGGATCCAAAGGAAATGACCGAGCAAGAGCTTCGAAAGGAAAGATTGTTAGAAGCTGACAGAGAAATGGCCAGGAGGAAAGAAGTCTCCAGATTAGAATTGCAAGCGCGACGAAtgaaaagaggagaaaaacgACCATTAAGCCCTGATAACAATCAAGATCCGTCTGTCGTAGAACTTTCAGATGAAAGTCCAAGCCCGGTTCATTCGGACGAAGTTCGTTCTAAATCTATCGA GTCCAGACATTCATCCGACGGTCAAAGGAGTATTCGTGAAAGATCTTCAGACAGACATTCTTCTGATTCATCAGAGTCTAGCAGTGAGGACGACGATGAGTCGAACGATTCGAATAAAGGTTCTAACGCTGACTCCAATGATGGTTCCGATTATAATAATCCAAGCCCGTTATCCGTGGATCGGTTAGCCAAATCGGATCACTCAGACGGAGAATCACCTGGTCACGTTGATTCGAACGGCGCGACAAAGATTGTCgaggaagaggagaagaaagaagaggagcCTGAATTGCCACCGTATTTACCAGCGATTCAAG GTTGTAGAAGTGTGGAAGAATTTCAGTGTTTGAACCGCATCGCGGAGGGTACTTACGGTGTAGTTTACAGAGCACGAGACAAACGTACGGATGAAATTGTTGCTCTTAAGCGATTAAAAATggagaaggaaaaagaggGATTCCCGATTACCAGTCTTAGGGAGATAAACACTTTGCTACAGGCACAGCATCCAAATATCGTTACTGTCAGAGAAATAGTGGTCGGTAGTAACAtggataaaatatttattgtaatgGATTATGTGGAGCATGATTTGAAATCATTGATGGAAACaatgaaacaaaagaaacaaGTTTTTATACCAG GAGAGGTTAAGTGTCTTATGCAACAATTACTGCGAGCAGTTGCACATTTGCACGATAATTGGATACTGCATCGAGATTTGAAAACGTCGAATTTGTTATTAAGTCATCGCGGTGTTTTGAAGGTTGGTGATTTTGGTTTAGCTAGGGAATACGGTTCTCCTCTAAGACAGTATACCCCGATTGTTGTAACACTTTGGTACAGAGCTCCTGAATTACTGCTTAGCGAGAAAGAATATAGTACTCCGGTCGACATGTGGTCAGTTGG GTGTATCTTTGCAGAGTTACTAAGAATGGAGGCACTGTTCCCAGGTAAATCTGAAATTGATCAATTAAACAGGATATTCAAGGAACTGGGTACACCGAATGATCGTATATGGCCAGGATACAGTAAACTACCAATGGTGCAAAAGATTCCATTTGCTCATTATCCTGTAAACAATTTAAGGCAACGTTTTAGTTTGTCTCTCTCAGATTTGGGTATCGAATTATTAAACAA GTTTCTCACTTACGACCCTCAACAACGAATATCAGCAGAAGATGCTGTGAAACATGGTTATTTTACAGAAGCACCTTTACCGATAGATCCACAAATGTTTCCTACGTGGCCGGCCAAGTCAGAGCTTGGTTTGAGAACGGCAAATGCTTCACCGAAACCGCCAAGCGGTGGAAAAGAGTATAAACAATTAGGAGACGGTGACGATGCTGATTTAAGTAATTCCGGTTTTCACATGGGTCTTATGGAAGGTGGAAGACAACCGCCTGTCGGTGGTGGTTTTCATTTAAAGTTTTAG
- the LOC114873385 gene encoding pigment-dispersing hormone peptides has protein sequence MASTKYVIIVIMMLGVAYQALGVAEESNRNLVGPNFPYGRGLNNELQLARLLLLPQWLCHPKRNSELINSLLGLPKNMNIAGK, from the exons ATGGCATCGACAAAGTACGTGATCATCGTAATTATGATGCTGGGAGTAGCATACCAAGCTTTAGGAGTAGCTGAAGAGTCTAACAGAAATCTTGTAGGTCCAAACTTCCCGTACGGCAGAGGACTG AATAACGAATTGCAACTTGCTAGACTGCTACTTCTGCCACAATGGCTCTGTCATCCTAAACGCAATTCTGAGCTAATAAACTCGCTGCTGGGTCTACCGAAAAACATGAACATCGCTGGAAAATAA